One genomic region from Halobacteriovorax sp. HLS encodes:
- a CDS encoding sigma-54 dependent transcriptional regulator, with product MRLNQDLEDSQLFYSKLLIRPLYGKSQKVTLNRTKYEIHSNFDGDTSLSGTQFLLPSFKNESLEFELVLNQQVHGQFYILNSLNKIPFKLNGNLVFSAIITQGDKVDLGHNRLEFDYIRYKEKKHFKMAAQIVRSNLPVLIEGETGVGKSYLAKEIHRRSERVGPFVHLNLSSFSANLLESELFGHIKGAFTGAINEKVGAIEQASSGTLFLDEIDSVSLELQTKLLLFLDSNSFRKVGSNEDKFVDIRIIFASGQNLNSLVEMRRFRKDMYYRIACGEVIRLSPLREDVNKIKEVIKDFELEKDCVVSIRLEKFLCSFSWPGNIRQLRGHLEKKRVLSSGRRLDYDFIDEQLLGEIVTAEGGTYNSMNYKDVKASYFSNIVSKCHGDIKIAAQTLGVSVNTVKNVLKTAA from the coding sequence GTGAGATTAAATCAAGATCTAGAAGATTCACAATTATTTTACTCTAAGTTGTTGATAAGGCCTTTATACGGGAAATCACAAAAGGTGACTTTAAATAGAACAAAATATGAAATTCACTCAAATTTCGATGGTGATACTAGTCTAAGTGGAACACAGTTTTTGCTACCTTCATTTAAAAATGAAAGCTTAGAATTTGAATTAGTACTCAACCAACAAGTACATGGACAGTTCTATATTTTAAATTCTTTAAATAAAATACCTTTTAAGCTTAATGGAAATCTTGTTTTCAGTGCAATAATCACTCAAGGAGACAAAGTGGACCTTGGACACAATCGTTTAGAATTCGACTATATTCGTTACAAAGAAAAGAAACATTTTAAGATGGCCGCCCAAATTGTGCGATCGAATTTACCAGTTCTTATCGAAGGGGAAACCGGTGTTGGTAAGAGTTATTTGGCGAAAGAAATTCACAGAAGAAGCGAGAGAGTGGGACCATTTGTACACTTGAATCTGTCTTCTTTTTCAGCAAATCTTTTAGAGTCTGAACTTTTTGGACATATTAAAGGCGCCTTTACAGGTGCAATCAACGAAAAGGTTGGTGCTATTGAGCAGGCATCAAGCGGAACTCTTTTTCTTGATGAGATCGATTCAGTTTCATTGGAGCTACAAACAAAACTATTACTATTTTTGGATAGCAATAGTTTTAGAAAGGTAGGTAGTAATGAAGATAAGTTTGTTGATATCAGAATCATATTTGCCTCCGGTCAAAATTTGAACTCGCTAGTAGAAATGCGAAGATTTAGAAAAGATATGTACTATAGAATAGCTTGTGGAGAAGTTATACGCCTGAGTCCTTTAAGAGAGGATGTTAATAAAATTAAAGAAGTCATTAAGGATTTTGAATTAGAAAAAGATTGTGTCGTTAGTATCAGACTTGAAAAATTTCTGTGCTCGTTTTCTTGGCCTGGAAATATTAGGCAACTACGTGGTCATTTAGAAAAAAAGAGAGTTCTTAGTAGTGGGAGACGTTTAGATTATGATTTTATAGATGAACAACTTTTAGGTGAAATTGTCACTGCTGAAGGAGGCACTTATAATTCTATGAATTATAAAGATGTTAAGGCGAGTTATTTTTCAAATATCGTTTCGAAGTGTCATGGTGATATTAAAATTGCCGCACAAACATTGGGGGTCTCTGTTAATACTGTAAAGAATGTATTGAAGACTGCGGCTTGA
- a CDS encoding acetyl-CoA carboxylase carboxyltransferase subunit alpha: MSDILNNYTLEFEKPVRDLENQIKELQEASLRPEIDISKEINALQKKVSVLIQDIYTNLNPWERVQLSRHPNRPHTIDYINNMVEDFKEVCGDRHFANDHAMITGFGKIDGHKVAIIGIEKGSKTKEKVKHNFGMARPEGYRKALRIMQMAGRFGIPIVTLVDTPGAYPGIGAEERGQACAIAENLAEMFDIKSPIISLVIGEGGSGGALGIAIADKVMMMEYSIYSVISPESCASILWADPKKAEDAANALQLGPSKAFELKVVDSIVKEPIGGAHKDKSATYELVKKAISKEIVELSKVKTDKLLEQRFEKFRRMGNQTMTSVQ, encoded by the coding sequence ATGAGTGATATACTCAATAACTACACATTAGAATTTGAAAAGCCCGTTCGCGATTTAGAGAATCAGATTAAAGAACTCCAGGAAGCTTCACTTCGACCTGAAATTGATATTAGTAAAGAGATTAATGCTCTTCAAAAAAAGGTATCAGTTTTGATTCAGGATATATATACGAACTTAAATCCTTGGGAGCGCGTTCAGCTTTCAAGACATCCAAATCGTCCTCACACAATTGATTATATAAATAATATGGTTGAAGACTTTAAAGAGGTTTGCGGTGATCGCCACTTTGCTAATGATCATGCAATGATAACTGGCTTTGGAAAAATTGATGGACACAAAGTTGCTATTATTGGAATTGAAAAAGGTAGTAAAACCAAAGAGAAGGTTAAGCATAACTTTGGAATGGCCAGACCGGAAGGTTATAGAAAAGCTCTTCGTATTATGCAAATGGCAGGAAGATTTGGTATTCCAATTGTAACTCTAGTTGATACTCCAGGTGCATACCCTGGGATTGGTGCCGAAGAAAGAGGTCAAGCATGCGCTATCGCTGAAAACTTGGCCGAGATGTTTGATATTAAGTCTCCGATTATCTCTTTAGTTATTGGTGAAGGTGGATCAGGTGGTGCATTAGGAATTGCTATTGCTGATAAGGTTATGATGATGGAGTACTCGATCTATTCTGTAATTTCTCCTGAGTCTTGTGCTTCGATTTTATGGGCCGATCCTAAGAAGGCAGAGGATGCTGCAAATGCACTTCAGCTTGGACCTAGTAAGGCCTTTGAATTAAAAGTTGTTGATTCGATTGTTAAGGAGCCTATCGGTGGAGCTCACAAAGATAAGAGCGCGACATACGAATTAGTTAAGAAGGCCATTTCCAAAGAAATTGTAGAGCTTTCAAAAGTTAAAACAGATAAGCTGCTTGAGCAGAGATTTGAAAAATTTAGAAGAATGGGAAATCAAACCATGACTTCTGTTCAGTAG
- a CDS encoding NAD-dependent epimerase/dehydratase family protein — protein MLKNKKKILIIGAVGGLARILSGLTAKELDQYEIIGVDTRDLSHLPKKANIRYEKIKYTRGDFERLFRDNNFDTVFHLARMSHAQSNKTNLAQRLDLNIMGTNRILELCLKFEVKKVVILSTYHVYGALSDNPTFISEDSPLKASIKHPELRDVTEMDQLATNWMWKNQHQIETIVLRPCSIIGPQIKNSMSQYLTTPYAPVGIDFNPMFQFIHEFDMANILFKCINDVPTGIYNIAPDEVISIREAKKQIGIPSISLPIFALSPMAIAVKKLWSFPDYLLEYLKYSCIIDNSEIKKHIKDDLFRFTTRESLELLKLR, from the coding sequence ATGTTAAAAAATAAAAAGAAAATTCTTATAATAGGTGCCGTAGGAGGACTTGCTCGAATTCTTAGTGGTCTTACTGCAAAAGAACTTGATCAGTATGAAATTATTGGCGTTGATACTAGGGATTTAAGTCATCTTCCTAAAAAAGCAAATATAAGATACGAAAAAATTAAATATACACGCGGAGACTTTGAAAGACTATTCAGAGACAATAACTTTGACACTGTTTTCCACCTAGCACGTATGAGCCATGCTCAGTCTAACAAGACAAATCTTGCACAAAGACTTGACCTTAATATAATGGGTACAAATAGAATTTTAGAATTATGTCTAAAGTTTGAAGTGAAAAAAGTGGTTATCCTTAGCACCTATCATGTGTATGGTGCACTTTCAGATAATCCTACATTTATATCAGAAGACTCTCCTCTAAAAGCAAGTATCAAGCATCCAGAGCTTAGAGATGTAACAGAAATGGATCAATTAGCAACCAATTGGATGTGGAAAAATCAACACCAAATAGAAACAATCGTTCTAAGACCATGCAGTATAATTGGTCCACAAATTAAGAACTCAATGAGCCAATACTTAACAACTCCATATGCTCCAGTTGGCATAGACTTTAACCCTATGTTTCAATTTATACATGAATTTGATATGGCAAATATTCTATTTAAATGTATCAATGACGTCCCAACAGGAATTTATAATATTGCCCCTGACGAAGTCATTAGTATTAGAGAAGCTAAAAAGCAAATTGGAATTCCTTCTATTAGTCTTCCTATATTTGCGCTTTCTCCAATGGCCATCGCTGTAAAAAAACTTTGGAGTTTTCCGGATTATCTTTTGGAATATTTAAAATACTCATGCATAATCGATAATTCTGAAATAAAGAAACATATAAAAGACGATCTCTTTCGTTTTACTACAAGAGAGTCACTAGAGTTACTAAAACTAAGGTAA
- a CDS encoding succinate dehydrogenase cytochrome b subunit, with the protein MLFLRKNVMAFTGLFLCIFLVVHLAGNLILLLPAGLSKNLYNIYSHTLGENILIKVVSIILYLSIILHTVYAFLITMKNKNSLGEVDYFVNHKQDNSSWTSQNMGLLGMVILVFIVVHMVNFWMRVKLGFGEVIPLDQNGYKDVYLVVSELFRNPLYVIFYSVLMIPLGLHLKHGFSSAFKTLGVYKKSYIQRINIISLIFSIVTFIGFSVIPIVVYLRGLS; encoded by the coding sequence ATGTTATTTTTACGAAAGAATGTGATGGCATTTACAGGTTTGTTCTTATGTATTTTTCTTGTCGTTCACTTAGCAGGGAATTTGATTTTACTCTTGCCCGCTGGCTTATCAAAAAACCTTTATAATATATATTCTCATACATTGGGAGAAAATATATTGATAAAGGTAGTTTCAATTATTTTATACCTTTCAATAATTTTACATACTGTTTATGCTTTTTTAATAACGATGAAAAACAAAAACTCTCTTGGAGAAGTTGATTATTTTGTTAATCATAAACAGGACAATAGTTCTTGGACTTCTCAGAATATGGGGCTTCTGGGAATGGTAATACTTGTTTTTATCGTTGTTCATATGGTCAACTTTTGGATGAGGGTGAAGTTAGGATTTGGCGAGGTCATACCACTTGATCAGAACGGATATAAAGATGTGTACCTTGTTGTTTCAGAATTATTTAGAAATCCTCTTTATGTGATCTTCTATAGTGTATTGATGATTCCGCTGGGCCTACATTTGAAGCATGGATTCTCTAGTGCGTTTAAAACACTTGGTGTTTATAAAAAATCATATATTCAAAGAATAAATATTATTTCGTTAATATTTTCTATCGTTACTTTTATAGGTTTTTCAGTAATTCCTATCGTTGTTTATTTAAGAGGGTTGTCATGA
- a CDS encoding succinate dehydrogenase/fumarate reductase iron-sulfur subunit, translating into MKVFFKIWRQLNSDTKGQFHDYEVDNISSEMSFLEALDTLNESLVKKGESVIAFDHDCREGICGQCGVFINGRAHGPNDNTTTCQLHMRSFSQGDTIVVEPWRAKAFRVVKDLVVDRSSFDRIIQSGGFMSTKTGTAPEANSILIGKDVADYSMDAAACIGCGACVATCKNSSAALFTSAKITHLNSLPQGSPEQNARVLGMTNQMELEDFGHCSFTGACEIECPEQISISNIARMNHDLLKANLLK; encoded by the coding sequence ATGAAAGTATTTTTTAAAATTTGGAGACAACTTAATTCTGATACGAAAGGTCAGTTCCACGACTATGAAGTTGATAATATAAGCTCTGAAATGTCTTTTTTGGAAGCATTAGATACCCTTAATGAATCATTAGTAAAAAAGGGTGAATCTGTGATTGCTTTCGATCATGATTGTAGAGAAGGGATTTGCGGACAGTGTGGAGTTTTTATAAATGGTAGAGCACATGGTCCTAATGATAATACTACAACATGCCAGCTACATATGAGAAGTTTTTCACAAGGGGATACTATTGTTGTTGAACCTTGGCGAGCAAAAGCATTTAGAGTCGTGAAAGATCTTGTAGTTGATAGAAGTTCTTTTGATCGTATCATTCAAAGTGGCGGTTTTATGAGTACTAAAACTGGAACTGCTCCTGAAGCAAACTCGATACTTATTGGTAAAGATGTTGCAGATTATTCGATGGACGCTGCTGCATGTATTGGATGTGGTGCATGTGTAGCAACTTGTAAAAACTCTTCCGCAGCGCTTTTTACATCAGCAAAGATTACTCACTTAAATTCTCTTCCTCAAGGAAGTCCTGAACAAAATGCTAGAGTGTTGGGCATGACAAATCAAATGGAGCTAGAAGATTTTGGGCACTGTTCTTTTACAGGGGCATGTGAAATAGAGTGTCCCGAGCAGATTTCTATTTCTAATATTGCTAGAATGAATCATGACCTACTAAAGGCAAACTTGTTAAAATGA
- the yihA gene encoding ribosome biogenesis GTP-binding protein YihA/YsxC, protein MAYEIAKDTCKFRFGMSNPEQLDAWLKENPKAIGLSFVGRSNVGKSSTINSLFGKKMAKTSKTPGRTREINIFSFRLNNDGKLDESLPEFYFYDLPGYGHAQVSKEMSKNWEVLIGTFFSEISLHTLMLNIQDARHPNQKSDQEFHSFLKEFSFETFILFNKIDKLKKQKERAALNKLKPVLSKEFKWVKQMYFTSAESKDGLSQVEEAIISYLLRQESLLQSMDG, encoded by the coding sequence ATGGCCTACGAAATAGCAAAAGATACATGTAAATTTAGATTTGGAATGAGCAATCCAGAGCAACTAGATGCTTGGCTAAAAGAAAATCCAAAGGCCATTGGACTTAGTTTTGTAGGAAGATCTAATGTTGGTAAGTCATCTACAATAAACTCTCTCTTTGGCAAAAAAATGGCCAAAACCTCAAAAACACCTGGTCGTACCAGAGAAATTAATATTTTTTCTTTTCGTTTGAATAATGATGGAAAGTTAGACGAGTCTCTACCTGAGTTCTACTTTTACGATTTACCAGGATATGGTCATGCTCAAGTTTCCAAGGAAATGTCTAAGAACTGGGAAGTGCTAATAGGCACATTCTTTAGTGAAATATCATTACATACTTTAATGCTTAATATTCAAGATGCAAGACACCCTAATCAAAAATCTGATCAAGAGTTTCATTCTTTCTTAAAAGAGTTTAGTTTTGAAACTTTTATTCTTTTTAATAAAATAGACAAACTGAAGAAACAAAAAGAAAGAGCAGCACTAAATAAGCTTAAACCAGTATTATCCAAAGAGTTTAAGTGGGTAAAGCAAATGTACTTCACTTCGGCAGAGAGTAAGGATGGCCTATCTCAAGTTGAAGAAGCAATTATATCCTATTTATTAAGACAGGAAAGTTTACTACAATCAATGGATGGGTAG
- a CDS encoding YicC/YloC family endoribonuclease yields the protein MTIQSMTGFGKGEASNDDWTITSEIKSVNHRFKDMRFKMSSMFTPIELDLRNKVADVFKRGSFEISLNYKKSEGKSKFDDIDTEKVNAFIDIFKEISKNKGVELTISPGEFLRQDFYKDLEDSSEETISLAKEAFSLALESLTKSRQSEGEKMLKVINSHRAQYEIHYKEIVALADQFQSNVEERLRKKFSEFSTELSVDEPRFLQEVVYYLEKVDVHEEINRIQAHLEKFDSILSSGGEIGRQIDFLVQELNRETNTIGSKSSLKEISDNVVQMKVQLEKIREQGLNLE from the coding sequence GTGACCATACAGTCGATGACAGGTTTTGGAAAAGGCGAAGCAAGTAATGATGATTGGACTATCACTTCTGAAATAAAGAGTGTTAATCATCGTTTCAAAGATATGCGTTTTAAAATGTCTTCTATGTTTACACCTATTGAGCTCGACCTTAGAAATAAAGTCGCAGATGTATTCAAAAGAGGAAGTTTTGAAATTTCTTTAAACTATAAAAAGTCTGAAGGTAAATCAAAATTTGATGATATTGATACTGAGAAAGTGAATGCTTTCATTGATATTTTTAAAGAGATCTCTAAAAATAAGGGAGTTGAACTTACAATCTCTCCAGGTGAATTCTTAAGACAAGACTTCTATAAAGACCTAGAAGACTCGTCGGAAGAAACTATTTCGTTAGCAAAAGAAGCCTTTTCTCTTGCTTTAGAGAGCCTCACGAAGTCACGCCAGTCTGAAGGCGAGAAAATGTTAAAGGTTATCAACTCACATAGGGCACAATACGAAATTCACTACAAGGAGATTGTTGCCTTAGCTGATCAATTTCAGTCTAACGTAGAAGAGAGACTTAGAAAGAAGTTTTCAGAGTTTTCTACAGAGCTGAGTGTTGATGAGCCTCGTTTTTTACAGGAAGTGGTCTATTACTTAGAAAAAGTCGATGTTCATGAAGAAATAAATAGAATTCAAGCACATCTTGAAAAGTTTGATTCAATATTGAGTAGCGGTGGAGAAATTGGTAGGCAGATAGATTTCTTAGTTCAAGAGCTTAATAGGGAAACAAATACCATAGGTTCAAAATCTTCATTAAAGGAAATCTCCGATAATGTCGTACAGATGAAAGTACAATTAGAAAAAATTAGAGAACAAGGCCTAAACTTAGAGTAA
- a CDS encoding fumarate reductase/succinate dehydrogenase flavoprotein subunit, with product MKLDAKIPKGELEKKWSNYQANCNLVNTANKKKFDIIVVGSGLAGAGAAATLAELGYKVKCFCYQDSPRRAHSVAAQGGINAAKNYQHDGDSVWRMFYDTLKGGDFRSREANVYRLAELSAPLIDHFTAQGVPFAREYGGVLSNRSFGGVQVQRTFYARGQTGQQLLVAAYSQLSKMVASGGVTMFTREEMLDLVTIDGKARGIVTRDLETGEIKKHSAHAVVLATGGYSRVFRLSTLAIGCNGSAIWSAHKKGALFAGPSFTQIHPTALPQTSESQSKLTLMSESLRNDGRIWVPLKANDSRKAEDIPEEERDYYLERRYPSFGNLCPRDIASRAAKERIDNGHGVGALKNAVYLDFKHAIARLGEDTVKDRYGNLFNMYEKITGINAYKEPMLISPAAHFSMGGLWVDYELMTTVNGLYAIGECNYSDHGANRLGANSLLQASIDGYFILPNTINNYLSTELNKEIPGVDHSEFSKSEKLVKEKIERLMNINGRKTVDEFHRELGAVMWQECAMSRNKLGLENAIEKIKEIKSSFWNEVIVTGSDKELNPELEKALRLSDFIELAELMCLDALERDESCGAHFREEFQTKEGEALRDDEKYSYVSAWEYNEGDYKVHKEKLEFEYIKPTVRSYK from the coding sequence ATGAAACTTGATGCAAAAATACCTAAGGGTGAATTGGAAAAGAAATGGTCTAATTATCAAGCGAACTGCAATCTTGTAAATACCGCCAATAAAAAGAAGTTCGATATAATCGTCGTCGGCTCTGGTCTTGCTGGTGCTGGCGCTGCTGCTACTCTTGCAGAATTAGGCTACAAAGTTAAATGCTTCTGTTATCAAGATTCTCCTCGAAGAGCTCATTCAGTTGCTGCTCAAGGGGGAATTAATGCGGCAAAGAATTATCAACATGATGGTGATAGTGTTTGGCGAATGTTCTATGATACTTTGAAGGGTGGTGACTTTAGATCACGAGAAGCGAATGTTTATAGACTAGCCGAACTCTCTGCGCCTCTCATTGATCACTTTACTGCTCAAGGTGTTCCTTTTGCTAGAGAATATGGTGGTGTTTTATCTAATAGAAGTTTTGGTGGAGTTCAAGTACAAAGGACTTTTTATGCCAGAGGGCAAACTGGACAACAATTACTTGTTGCTGCCTATTCTCAGCTTTCTAAAATGGTGGCCAGTGGTGGTGTAACTATGTTTACACGTGAAGAAATGTTGGATCTCGTAACCATTGACGGTAAGGCAAGAGGTATTGTCACCCGAGACCTTGAAACTGGTGAAATTAAAAAGCATAGTGCTCACGCAGTTGTTTTGGCAACAGGCGGTTACTCTAGGGTTTTCAGATTATCTACTTTAGCAATTGGTTGCAATGGATCTGCAATATGGTCTGCTCATAAAAAGGGTGCTCTCTTTGCTGGCCCAAGTTTTACACAAATTCATCCAACAGCTCTACCGCAAACGAGTGAGAGTCAGTCAAAGCTTACTTTAATGTCAGAGTCACTTAGAAATGATGGCAGAATATGGGTTCCACTTAAGGCCAATGATTCTAGAAAGGCCGAAGATATACCTGAAGAAGAACGAGACTATTACTTAGAAAGAAGATATCCAAGCTTTGGGAATTTATGTCCGCGAGATATTGCTTCAAGAGCAGCGAAAGAAAGAATAGATAATGGGCACGGTGTAGGTGCTTTAAAGAATGCTGTTTACTTAGATTTTAAGCATGCTATAGCTAGACTTGGTGAAGATACTGTTAAGGATCGATATGGAAATCTTTTTAATATGTATGAAAAAATAACCGGTATTAATGCATACAAAGAACCAATGCTTATCTCTCCAGCCGCTCACTTCTCTATGGGAGGTCTTTGGGTCGATTACGAATTAATGACTACTGTTAATGGATTATATGCTATTGGAGAATGTAATTACTCTGATCATGGGGCGAATAGGCTTGGTGCAAACTCATTATTACAAGCAAGTATTGATGGATATTTCATACTTCCTAATACTATAAATAACTATCTTTCAACTGAATTAAATAAAGAAATTCCTGGAGTTGATCATAGTGAATTTTCTAAATCAGAGAAACTCGTTAAAGAAAAGATTGAACGATTGATGAATATTAACGGTCGTAAAACCGTTGATGAGTTTCACCGTGAACTTGGTGCGGTTATGTGGCAAGAGTGCGCAATGAGTAGAAATAAGTTAGGTCTTGAAAATGCGATAGAGAAGATTAAAGAAATTAAATCCTCTTTTTGGAATGAGGTGATAGTTACTGGAAGTGATAAGGAGCTAAACCCTGAACTGGAAAAAGCTCTTCGTTTGTCAGATTTCATAGAATTAGCTGAGCTAATGTGTTTGGATGCCCTTGAAAGAGATGAGTCTTGTGGTGCTCACTTTAGAGAGGAATTTCAAACAAAAGAGGGGGAGGCGTTAAGAGATGATGAAAAATATTCTTATGTTTCTGCCTGGGAATATAATGAAGGCGACTATAAAGTTCATAAAGAAAAACTAGAGTTTGAATATATTAAACCTACTGTAAGGTCATATAAATGA
- a CDS encoding anion permease, whose product MTKSEVNLPKLIGTIVVGSIIWFMPVPKELDPRAWHLFAIFASTILGIILKAMPMGSMCMASLAIALFTNTLNIKGEALSGFSNGTIWLIVIAFFIARGFIKTGLGNRIAYFFVYTLGKKTLGLSYGLALTDLVLAPATPSNTARAGGIIFPIMKSLSLSYDSKPNEPSRKKIGEFLTLSCFQVDVITSAMFLTSMAANPLIQKFAGDNGVTITWGNWALAGLVPGLVSLLVVPLIIYKLYTPEIKETPNAKKIAQEKLTEMGPISKQEWIMIGVFCFLIIFWVLGTTLGINATVTAFGGLSALLITGVLKWEDIKSEKGAWDTLIWFGVLVMMADFLNKLGFVPWFSQFVSAEVTGLSWMVAYPILLGIYFYSHYMFASATAHVTAMAAVFMAVGIAVGVPPFLMAISLGFFSNLFGCLTHYGMGPAPVLFGSGFVELGDWWKVGFIMSIVNILIWMIIGGAWWKILGLY is encoded by the coding sequence ATGACTAAATCAGAAGTTAATTTACCGAAACTCATCGGTACGATCGTCGTTGGTTCTATAATATGGTTCATGCCTGTTCCTAAAGAACTCGACCCTAGAGCTTGGCATCTCTTTGCAATATTTGCGAGTACCATTCTTGGTATTATTCTTAAAGCTATGCCTATGGGTTCAATGTGTATGGCATCTTTAGCGATAGCTCTTTTTACAAACACACTTAATATTAAAGGAGAGGCACTTTCGGGCTTTTCAAATGGAACGATCTGGTTAATTGTCATTGCTTTCTTTATAGCACGAGGATTTATCAAAACAGGCCTTGGTAATAGAATTGCTTACTTCTTTGTTTATACACTTGGTAAGAAAACGCTAGGTTTGTCTTATGGACTGGCACTTACAGACCTAGTTCTCGCTCCTGCGACTCCGTCAAACACAGCGAGAGCGGGGGGAATTATTTTTCCTATTATGAAGTCTTTATCTTTAAGTTATGACTCTAAACCTAATGAGCCTTCTAGAAAGAAAATTGGAGAATTTTTAACCCTGAGTTGTTTTCAAGTTGATGTTATAACTTCTGCCATGTTTCTTACTTCAATGGCTGCAAACCCACTTATTCAGAAATTTGCTGGTGATAATGGAGTAACCATTACATGGGGAAATTGGGCCCTAGCAGGACTAGTTCCAGGCCTTGTTTCATTACTTGTTGTTCCTCTCATTATTTATAAACTCTACACCCCAGAAATCAAAGAAACTCCTAATGCCAAAAAAATTGCACAGGAAAAACTTACTGAAATGGGACCTATTTCTAAACAAGAATGGATAATGATTGGCGTCTTCTGCTTTCTTATTATCTTTTGGGTATTAGGAACAACACTAGGTATAAATGCCACAGTAACAGCTTTTGGTGGTCTTTCCGCTCTCTTAATTACAGGAGTACTAAAATGGGAAGATATTAAATCTGAAAAAGGTGCTTGGGATACGCTGATTTGGTTTGGTGTACTAGTGATGATGGCCGATTTCTTAAATAAACTAGGCTTTGTTCCATGGTTTAGTCAGTTTGTTTCTGCAGAAGTTACTGGCCTGTCTTGGATGGTTGCTTACCCGATACTTCTTGGAATCTATTTCTATTCTCACTACATGTTTGCATCTGCAACGGCCCATGTGACAGCTATGGCCGCTGTATTTATGGCCGTTGGTATTGCTGTTGGTGTTCCTCCGTTTTTAATGGCAATTTCCTTAGGTTTTTTCTCAAACCTATTTGGTTGCTTAACTCATTATGGAATGGGTCCCGCTCCGGTATTATTTGGATCAGGTTTTGTAGAGCTTGGCGATTGGTGGAAAGTTGGTTTCATCATGTCCATTGTCAATATACTAATATGGATGATAATTGGTGGAGCTTGGTGGAAAATACTAGGTCTTTATTAA
- a CDS encoding lysophospholipid acyltransferase family protein, with amino-acid sequence MLKDLLSKLHIISPKEDQKKFDQAFSKLYKVYGKTEDPWGLNLHKARKSMEYIYPLYKDYFKVRVFGKENVQDQPYIITSNHSGQIAIDGMLISTAFAMDVDPPRILRAMVERFFTGLPFVGTWAAEGGAVLGDRQNCIKLLEKNQSVLVFPEGVRGVSKSTPDYYKVQSFTKGFFRIALSSNCAILPVAVIGAEETFPYVYQAKSIARMLGLPALPISANYLPLPSPIDIYIGKPYELPKGLNADSPDKEINQHIFEIESTIQSMVNEGLKSRREFWANVKK; translated from the coding sequence ATGCTTAAAGACTTATTATCTAAACTACACATAATTTCTCCAAAAGAAGATCAAAAGAAATTTGATCAAGCTTTTTCTAAACTATATAAAGTTTATGGGAAGACAGAAGACCCATGGGGCTTAAATCTTCACAAAGCTAGAAAGAGCATGGAGTATATCTATCCTCTTTACAAGGACTACTTTAAAGTTCGTGTGTTCGGCAAAGAAAATGTACAGGACCAACCTTATATAATAACTTCAAATCACTCAGGACAGATTGCTATAGATGGAATGCTCATTTCAACAGCATTTGCTATGGACGTTGACCCGCCTAGAATTTTAAGGGCCATGGTTGAAAGGTTTTTCACGGGACTACCTTTCGTAGGAACCTGGGCCGCAGAAGGTGGAGCAGTTTTAGGAGACAGACAAAATTGTATAAAGCTCCTTGAAAAGAATCAATCAGTTCTAGTATTCCCTGAAGGAGTTAGAGGTGTTTCTAAAAGTACTCCAGACTATTATAAAGTCCAAAGCTTTACTAAAGGATTTTTTAGAATCGCTCTGAGTTCAAACTGTGCTATTCTCCCTGTTGCAGTAATAGGTGCTGAAGAAACTTTTCCATATGTTTACCAAGCAAAGAGCATTGCTCGTATGCTGGGTCTTCCGGCCTTACCTATTAGTGCTAATTATCTACCTCTTCCCTCTCCTATAGATATATATATAGGAAAACCATATGAATTACCAAAGGGACTCAATGCTGATTCTCCTGACAAGGAAATCAATCAACATATCTTTGAAATAGAAAGTACAATTCAATCAATGGTGAATGAAGGGCTAAAAAGTAGAAGGGAATTTTGGGCCAATGTTAAAAAATAA